GAGTGCCTCCTCGATGCCGCCGTATCGCGCGGCGATGGCCGCACCGTAGGCACCGCCGCCGAAGAAGGCGGCGTGACCGAAGGAGACGAGTTCGGTGTGACGCAACAGCAGGTTCAGCCCGAGCGCCGCCAGCCCCCAACAGAGGCCGACGTAGACGGTTCTGACGCGGAGCTGCGATTGGAACCCCTGGAGTTCGGGGACGAGAAACAGCGCGAAGAGGCCCAAGAAGGCGTACAGCAGCTGCTTCGGCGTCAGTTTGACGCCCTTTATCAGGCGGAAGCGACGCGGCCCGTCCGCGTCGGTGTCGTCGGTGCTCATTCGATCTCACCCCAGGTTCCGTAGAGACCCTCCGGTCTCAGCAGTAGTACAGCGACCATGATAGCGAACGGCGCGGCCAGTTCGGCCGGCGGATACAGCAATATCGCCCATCGGCTCGCGACGCCGATGAGGAGTGCGGCAACGAACGCACCCTTGATCGATCCGAGACCGCCGACGACGATGACGACGAACGAGAGCACGAGCGGGTTCGTCCCCATCTCGACACCCGCTGAGATGGGTCCGGCACCGTGGATCGCACCCGCAAAGCCGGCGAAGAACCCGCCCATCGCGAAGACGAGCGTGAACACGCGATCAGGGCTGACGCCCATCGCCGTCGCCGCCTCGCGGTTGATCGCGGTCGCACGCACGATGCGGCCGGTCTTCGTCCGCTCGAAAAACCAGATCAGGAATCCGAACACGCCGAGGCCGACCAGAATGGCGAAGATGTTGTAGCTCGGATAGCTGAACCCGACGAGTTCGGTCGTCGGTACCTGATTGACCGTCCCGAAGACACCCTCCAGCCGTCGCGGGGTGCCGCCCCAGATGAACAACATCACGTCGACGAGCATCAGGAGGAGCGCGTAGGTCAAGAGGAGCTGATACACCTCCTTTCGGTCGTAGATCGGTCTAATGAGCACGGTCTCGATGATCGCGCTCACCGGTAACAGCACGGCCGCCGAGACGAGCAATGCGAGGATCACCACGGCGGCGAAGATCAATCCGGAAGTCACCCCGGTCGGTTCCCCGACGACGCCGACGAGAAACCCGGCAATGCTGAACACGAGGAACGCGCCGAGCGCGTAGAACTCGCCGTGCGCGAGGTTCAAGATCCCGAGGACGCCGAAGATGATCGTCAGCCCGGTCGCGATCATAAACAGGATGAACCCGAAAAAGAGCCCGTTGAGTGTCTGCTCGACGAGCAGGCCGGGCGAGGCGAAGAGCGCGGATTCAAGCATACCCGTCACGTCCCGGGGTTACTGTCGTTTTCCGTTGTACGCTTACAGTCATGCAAATACGTGGAAAGGAAGGTTACCAGTTGTTGACCCAGTCCAGCGACACCTGGCCCTGCGGTGGCGAGACGTGGCTCGGCGGAATCGCCTCGAGGTCTTCGAGCACGGCGTGCCCGCGATCGTCATCCCACTCGATGCGACCGAAGTGCGCCGTCGAGTAGGTCTGGTGGTTCGGCGCAACCGTGTGATAGCCGGCGGGCGTGTAGAAGCCGTGGTTTTCGAGCGTCGCGGCGATCTGCTCTTGGCTCGGATAGCCGCCGACGAGTTGGGCGGCCTTCTCGGTCGCGGTCGCCCACGACGCGACGGCCGCGTAGCCGCTCATGAAGTGCGCAGTCGGGACGACGCCGTATTCGTCCTGCGCTTCGTCGTAGAGCTCTTGTCCCGGCGGCCACTGCTCCATCGACGGCGAGCCCCAGTAGTAGTTCCGGGAGCCGCCCCAGAGGTTCCCCTGAATGTCGTCCTCGCCGAGATCGTTGACCGAGCCGTACCAGACGGTCCCGACGCTGACGCCGACCTCGTCGAAGAGCCCCTGCGATTGCCCCTGATCGAGCAACAGCGTGGCGTCGCCGCCCCAACAGCTCGTAAAGAGCACGTCCGGCGACTCGTTCGCGACCGCGGTCACGTGCGAGGACATGTCGCTCGCGCCGAGCGCCGGGTTCCCGCTGTAAACCTCCTCGGCGCCGGTCAGGTTCTCGATCGCCGCGTTGAAGATCTCGCGCTCGTCGTACCCGAACGCGTAGTCAGGGTTGATGTTCGCGTACGTGTCGATGTTCTCCGCGCCGAGGTCCGCGACCGCGGCTCGCGCCGCGGCGGATGCCTCCATCACGTCGTGGTTCTGGGCTCGGAAGGAGTACTGCGGATCCTCGCCCTCATACAGCGTCGAAACCGTCCCGTCCGTCGAGACGTTGACGACGCCCTGCTCCTCGATGACCGGGAGCAGTTGCTCGTGGCTCCCACTCGAGATGGGCCCGAACGTGACGTCCTTGCCCTCGTCGACGAACCGAGTGTAGTTCTCGATCGCCGCACCGGCCTCCTCGACCACTTCGAGTTCTATCTCCCGTCCGGCGACGCCGCCGGCCTCGTTGATCCGTCGAACTGCGGTTTCGGCCCCGTACTGCGCCTGCAGGCCGAGCACGGCGGGCGCACCTTCGAGGAACGTCTGCAAGCCGGCCTGAATCGGCTCGTCCGGAACCTCGTCGGTCTGCTGTTGGCCGCCGTTACCGCCGTTGCCGCCGTTTCCGTTGCCGTCTTCGCCGCCGATCAGTGACGAACAGCCGGCGAGCGCTGCCGTCAGCGCGCTCCCGCCGGTCGCCTTCATCATATCTCGTCGGTTCAGTTGGTCATCCATTGTCATGAGATACCCTCGTGAGTCACACAGTAGCCAAGCTAAATATAACCGGGGGTGAACATATCAACAATCATCGACACGGACACGAGAACGAGAGCGGGCGCCAACGGGTTGCAGTCGGCGCGATCGAATGTGCTGGCGGCGTTACAGTTCGGCACGTTCGAGCGCCTCGGCGGCACCGAGGTCCTCGTGAACGACCAAGGCGACGGCACGAGCCATCCGCTCGGGATCGTCGTGCTGGAAGATCGTTCGTCCCATCGAGACGCCTGCGCCACCGGCGTCCATCGCGCCCCGCACCGCGCGGAGCGATTCGAGGTCGCCGTCGGGCGAGCCGCCGGCGATGAGCACCGGGCGGCTCGTCGATTCACAGACGTGTTCGAAGCTCTCGGCGTCGCCGCTGTAGCCCGTCTTTATCAGATCCGCGCCGAGTTCCTCAGCGAGCCTGACCGCGTGGCCGAGCGCCTCGGGATCGTCGCCCTGGATGTCGGGGCCTCTGGCGTACGCCATCGCGAGAACGGGCAGCCCGTAGTTGGCGGCCTGATCGGTCAGCCGGCCGAGCCCTTCGATCTGTTTGCGCTCGTGATTCGAGCCGACGTTGATGTGGAACGAGACGGCGTCGGCGCCGGCCCGCAGTGCGGCCTTGACCGAGCCGGTGGGTCGTTTGTCGTTCGCATCGGGGCCGATGGTGGTCGATCCGTTCAGATGGGCGATGTAGCCCGCGCCGTTTTTGTTACCGTGGACGCGGCGCGCGACCCCCTTCTGTGTCAGTACCGAGTCGGCGCCGCCCCGCGTGACGGCGTCGATCGTCGATTCGATGTCCTTCAGTCCCTTGACGGCCCCGATCGTGATCCCGTGATCCATCGGTACGACCACGTACCGACCGTCTGTCCCGATTCGCTGTAGGCGTGCTGTGATCCCTGGTGTCATGATATCTATGAGTGTGAAAGGTTTCCTCAAGTCCGTTCCGGTCGCGAACGACGTTGCGAACCCTCGAGTGCGCCCGCCTTCAATTCACGGGCGAGCACTTCGAGCCGGGCTGCGACGTCGGCCGTGGGGTCGTCGTTGTCGTGCCCGTCGGCGACGATATCGACCAACGCAGAGCCGACGATGACGCCGTCCGCCCCCGCTTCGACGACGCCCGCGGCGTGCTCGCCCGTCGAGATACCGAACCCGACCGCCTTCGGGACGTCGTAATCCTCGAGTCGCGCCAGCGTCTCGGCGGTGTGGTCCGACAACGAAGTGCGCGCGCCGGTGACGCCGAGGCGCGCCTGCACGTAGACGTAGCCCGACACGCGGTCCATGATCCGTTCGAGACGCTCGCCGGCCGTCGTCGGCGCGACGATGAAGATCAGGTCGAGGCCGAACTCGTCGCAGGCCTCGCGGAGGAGGTCCGCCTCCTCGGCGGGTAAGTCGGGGACGACGAACCCCGAAATCCCGACTTCGGCGGCTCGCTCGACGAACGGACGGACCGGTTCGTCGCCGTACTGGTAGAGCAGGTTGTAGTACGTCATGCAGACGAGCGGCACGTCGACATCGAGCGCCTCGACGAACTCGAAGAACCGTTCGGGCGTCATGCCGCCGTCGAGCGCGCGGACGACCGCCCGCTGGATCGTCGGCCCCTCGGCGATCGGCTCGGAGAACGGGAGACCGAGTTCGATCACGTCCGCGCCGCCGCGGGCGAGCGCCTCGACGTACTCGATGGACGACTCGAAGTCCGGGTCACCGGCCGCGAGATACGGCACGAACGCCGGTTCGTCGAAGGCGTCGTCGAGGCTCACCGGTCAAACACTTCCATCCGTGGGGCGTTCTCCAGGTTCCGCTTTTCGGTCTCCTCGATGGCCGCTTCAAGGTCTTTGTCGCCGCGGCCCGAGACGTTGACGACGATCGGTTCGTCGAACTCGACAGA
This DNA window, taken from Natronomonas salsuginis, encodes the following:
- a CDS encoding branched-chain amino acid ABC transporter permease, coding for MLESALFASPGLLVEQTLNGLFFGFILFMIATGLTIIFGVLGILNLAHGEFYALGAFLVFSIAGFLVGVVGEPTGVTSGLIFAAVVILALLVSAAVLLPVSAIIETVLIRPIYDRKEVYQLLLTYALLLMLVDVMLFIWGGTPRRLEGVFGTVNQVPTTELVGFSYPSYNIFAILVGLGVFGFLIWFFERTKTGRIVRATAINREAATAMGVSPDRVFTLVFAMGGFFAGFAGAIHGAGPISAGVEMGTNPLVLSFVVIVVGGLGSIKGAFVAALLIGVASRWAILLYPPAELAAPFAIMVAVLLLRPEGLYGTWGEIE
- a CDS encoding substrate-binding domain-containing protein; this encodes MTMDDQLNRRDMMKATGGSALTAALAGCSSLIGGEDGNGNGGNGGNGGQQQTDEVPDEPIQAGLQTFLEGAPAVLGLQAQYGAETAVRRINEAGGVAGREIELEVVEEAGAAIENYTRFVDEGKDVTFGPISSGSHEQLLPVIEEQGVVNVSTDGTVSTLYEGEDPQYSFRAQNHDVMEASAAARAAVADLGAENIDTYANINPDYAFGYDEREIFNAAIENLTGAEEVYSGNPALGASDMSSHVTAVANESPDVLFTSCWGGDATLLLDQGQSQGLFDEVGVSVGTVWYGSVNDLGEDDIQGNLWGGSRNYYWGSPSMEQWPPGQELYDEAQDEYGVVPTAHFMSGYAAVASWATATEKAAQLVGGYPSQEQIAATLENHGFYTPAGYHTVAPNHQTYSTAHFGRIEWDDDRGHAVLEDLEAIPPSHVSPPQGQVSLDWVNNW
- a CDS encoding 2-amino-3,7-dideoxy-D-threo-hept-6-ulosonate synthase, which translates into the protein MTPGITARLQRIGTDGRYVVVPMDHGITIGAVKGLKDIESTIDAVTRGGADSVLTQKGVARRVHGNKNGAGYIAHLNGSTTIGPDANDKRPTGSVKAALRAGADAVSFHINVGSNHERKQIEGLGRLTDQAANYGLPVLAMAYARGPDIQGDDPEALGHAVRLAEELGADLIKTGYSGDAESFEHVCESTSRPVLIAGGSPDGDLESLRAVRGAMDAGGAGVSMGRTIFQHDDPERMARAVALVVHEDLGAAEALERAEL
- the trpA gene encoding tryptophan synthase subunit alpha is translated as MSLDDAFDEPAFVPYLAAGDPDFESSIEYVEALARGGADVIELGLPFSEPIAEGPTIQRAVVRALDGGMTPERFFEFVEALDVDVPLVCMTYYNLLYQYGDEPVRPFVERAAEVGISGFVVPDLPAEEADLLREACDEFGLDLIFIVAPTTAGERLERIMDRVSGYVYVQARLGVTGARTSLSDHTAETLARLEDYDVPKAVGFGISTGEHAAGVVEAGADGVIVGSALVDIVADGHDNDDPTADVAARLEVLARELKAGALEGSQRRSRPERT